A single region of the Drosophila miranda strain MSH22 chromosome 2, D.miranda_PacBio2.1, whole genome shotgun sequence genome encodes:
- the LOC108154346 gene encoding seminase-like: MNPIYSRFLCLQLLSLLARGLAVKPKAVAVSDSNLHVRPAVRTVNTNGFQLTEGGDVGYWLVHIMNGQRFICGASYYSSLYVLTSANCMYRYRKSLNTMSVEYVNPRMDQENKIAQIESVSVPKNYQYPDNYMDIAVVKLRRNLTGSPDTVRLCSQPLRRYPKFTAVACGVDPGGSFDRTATDDVAIMPKRFCQPLYNKDKLRISETIACVREWNNYRYRMYEFGCPVTAGNNELCGIVAWGPQLESEHPGLFTDIYQVKGFILKVVRGVYVDSRQLSKRTRRIRPKRMHRTWAR; encoded by the coding sequence ATGAATCCCATCTACAGTAGATTTCTCTGCCTGCAGCTGCTGTCGCTCCTGGCAAGAGGGCTGGCAGTTAAGCCCAAAGCCGTTGCTGTCTCGGATTCCAATTTACATGTAAGGCCAGCCGTACGGACCGTGAACACAAATGGCTTCCAGCTGACAGAAGGGGGCGACGTGGGCTACTGGCTGGTCCACATCATGAATGGACAGCGGTTCATATGTGGGGCGTCCTACTATAGCTCCCTGTATGTGCTGACCTCGGCGAACTGTATGTACAGGTACCGGAAGAGCCTGAACACCATGAGCGTGGAGTACGTGAATCCCAGAATGGATCAGGAGAACAAAATCGCCCAGATCGAGAGCGTCAGTGTGCCCAAAAACTATCAATATCCCGACAACTACATGGACATTGCGGTGGTCAAGTTGCGCAGAAATTTGACCGGCAGTCCGGACACTGTTCGACTCTGCTCGCAGCCGTTGAGAAGATACCCAAAGTTCACGGCAGTGGCCTGTGGCGTAGATCCGGGAGGATCCTTTGATCGCACCGCCACCGATGATGTCGCCATAATGCCGAAAAGGTTCTGCCAGCCGCTATACAATAAGGACAAGCTTAGGATCTCCGAGACGATTGCCTGTGTCAGAGAGTGGAACAATTACAGGTACCGCATGTACGAGTTTGGATGCCCCGTGACGGCCGGTAACAACGAGCTGTGCGGCATCGTGGCCTGGGGACCACAGCTCGAAAGCGAACATCCTGGCCTCTTCACTGACATCTATCAGGTGAAAGGATTCATCCTAAAGGTGGTACGCGGCGTTTATGTAGACAGCCGACAGCTCTCAAAACGAACACGCCGCATTCGCCCAAAAAGAATGCACCGCACTTGGGCCCGATAG
- the LOC108154589 gene encoding proteasome subunit beta type-7-like — protein sequence MLKAAPMLPAPSQSLFQRSSTGFSFVNRERDNQLAWRKGFIPMPPTTTGSTVVGIKYRDGVIIATDRQGTADCIVTTNCMKKIYCLQENINAGGSGIYGPNGSSPTANEVQGACRLC from the exons ATGTTAAAAGCAGCACCCATGCTGCCGGCGCCAAGCCAATCGTTGTTCCAAAGAAGTTCAACCGGATTCAGTTTTGTCAATCGCGAACG GGACAACCAACTTGCTTGGCGCAAGGGATTTATTCCTATGCCGCCAACGACCACCGGCTCCACTGTCGTGGGCATAAAGTACCGTGACGGCGTCATTATTGCCACCGACAGGCAGGGGACAGCCGACTGCATAGTAACCACAAACTGTATGAAGAAAATATATTGCTTGCAGGAGAACATTAA TGCCGGTGGGTCCGGGATCTACGGCCCAAATGGATCTTCACCGACTGCAAATGAGGTGCAAGGTGCCTGTCGTCTGTGCTAA
- the LOC108156596 gene encoding protein HGH1 homolog — MEVVSELVQFMQPNQRLDLKAVALTHVLGLTGSAEGKAAILALDDMLMAIFGLTFDDNHTVAKDAVLSLINLTADEECATKVFHLAKRIQPPFAIVEVAATQISDEQSPLADPWSMVLSNLTRVESLVHEILDILERGEQTLPRLAKAFAQLDYNKKKARLHYLAPIFCNLTQVARGRELCCHARYQLLEKLLPFASYEENVVRRGGTIGILKNVCFDAVYHGVILGEDDNILVAILQPLCGPEEFSDEENDMLPIELQYLPESKTRETDPDLRKMLLECLLQLCSTRRSREILRAKGVYEILREYHKWEARVGLDRDCLLACENVVDILIKKEEEIGLDNYKNVEVPAEQAEKFVQEDVEYVKSLLD; from the exons ATGGAAGTTGTGAGCGAACTCGTGCAGTTTATGCAGCCGAACCAACGGCTGGACCTCAAGGCGGTGGCGCTGACACACGTGCTGG GTCTTACGGGCAGCGCCGAGGGAAAAGCGGCTATACTGGCCCTGGACGACATGCTGATGGCTATCTTCGGTCTGACATTCGACGACAACCACACGGTGGCCAAGGATGCAGTGCTCAGCCTTATCAATCTGACGGCGGACGAGGAGTGCGCCACCAAAGTGTTTCATTTGGCCAAGCGAATCCAGCCC CCCTTCGCCATTGTGGAGGTGGCTGCCACACAAATCAGTGACGAGCAGTCGCCGCTGGCCGATCCCTGGAGCATGGTGCTCAGCAATCTAACGCGCGTGGAGAGCCTGGTGCACGAGATACTCGACATTCTGGAGCGGGGCGAGCAGACATTGCCGCGGCTGGCCAAAGCCTTTGCCCAGCTGGACTACAACAAAAAGAAAGCGCGGCTGCACTACTTggcgcccatcttttgcaacCTGACGCAGGTGGCACGCGGCCGGGAGCTGTGTTGCCACGCACGGTACCAGCTGTTGGAGAAGCTGCTGCCCTTCGCCTCGTACGAGGAAAATGTGGTGCGTCGCGGCGGCACCATTGGCATCCTGAAGAACGTTTGCTTCGATGCGGTCTACCACGGCGTGATACTCGGCGAAGATGACAACATATTGGTGGCTATTCTGCAACCGCTGTGCGGTCCGGAGGAGTTCAGCGACGAGGAAAACGACATGCTGCCCATTGAGCTTCAG TACCTGCCCGAAAGCAAGACACGTGAGACGGATCCAGATCTGAGGAAGATGCTCCTGGAATGCCTCCTCCAGTTGTGCTCCACGCGGCGCAGTCGGGAGATTCTGCGTGCCAAGGGCGTCTATGAAATACTGCGCGAATACCACAAGTGGGAAGCGCGAGTGGGCCTAGACCGTGATTGTCTGCTGGCCTGCGAGAATGTCGTAGATATTTTAATCAA AAAAGAGGAAGAAATCGGCCTGGATAACTACAAAAACGTTGAGGTGCCCGCGGAACAGGCCGAGAAGTTTGTTCAGGAAGATGTCGAATATGTTAAGAGTCTTTTAGATTAA
- the LOC108156600 gene encoding natterin-3, translating to MDGHTWFHYSNGTVPQNAVVAGHDSDGDTIYVGRAFYCNDLLPAKVIPNKGKAYVAYANQEVELESYEALSGHNYEWLSAENGEVPPGAVSVGHNVDGEALYAGRGYHAGALTVGKVHPSHGCLYIPYDGEEVKIFAYEVLSRRMMAR from the exons ATGGATG GTCACACTTGGTTTCACTACAGTAACGGAACTGTCCCCCAAAACGCCGTAGTGGCTGGCCATGATTCGGATGGCGACACCATCTACGTCGGACGCGCCTTCTACTGCAACGACCTGCTGCCGGCCAAGGTGATCCCCAACAAGGGCAAGGCTTACGTGGCCTACGCCAACCAGGAGGTGGAGCTGGAGAGCTACGAAGCTCTCAGTGGCCACAACTACGAGTGGCTGTCCGCGGAGAACGGAGAGGTTCCGCCCGGCGCCGTTAGCGTGGGACACAACGTCGATGGGGAGGCCCTGTACGCGGGTCGTGGCTATCACGCCGGAGCTCTGACCGTCGGCAAGGTGCATCCGTCGCACGGTTGCCTCTACATCCCCTACGACGGTGAGGAGGTGAAGATCTTCGCCTACGAGGTTCTGTCGCGCCGCATGATGGCTAGATAA
- the LOC108156597 gene encoding uncharacterized protein LOC108156597, with product MAAPTSIMEILGCLTLLLFVLLVKSGYCIDCFKCISYNGANKACDDPFHNNYSTAILESPCMGGRKGRDGLFPATACIKIAGYYDDTGETITVRGCALDSGTLTTDTELIRMSHCGKFYYDNRYVHGCLQSCSDADACNTATAQRHPAKAEALMRHLLSFAVLLVAAAR from the exons ATGGCAGCGCCCACTTCAATCATGGAAATCCTCGGATGCCTGACCCTGCTGCTCTTTGTCCTGCTCGTCAAGAGCG GCTATTGCATAGACTGCTTCAAGTGCATCTCGTATAATGGGGCCAACAAGGCGTGCGACGATCCGTTCCACAACAATTACTCCACCGCCATTCTCGAGTCGCCCTGCATGGGCGGTCGCAAGGGCCGCGACGGCCTCTTCCCGGCCACGGCCTGCATTAAGATCGCCGGCTATTATG ATGACACCGGCGAAACGATAACGGTGCGGGGCTGTGCCCTGGACAGCGGCACCCTTACCACAGACACCGAGTTAATAAGAATGTCGCACTGTGGAAAGTTTTACTACGATAATAG ATACGTGCATGGGTGCCTTCAGAGCTGCAGCGATGCGGATGCTTGCAACACGGCCACGGCGCAACGGCATCCAGCGAAGGCGGAGGCGCTAATGCGGCATCTGCTTAGCTTCGCGGTTTTGCTGGTGGCAGCTGCAAGGTAG